The following coding sequences lie in one Aspergillus luchuensis IFO 4308 DNA, chromosome 8, nearly complete sequence genomic window:
- the REV3 gene encoding DNA-directed DNA polymerase zeta catalytic subunit REV3 (BUSCO:EOG092602FH;~COG:L;~EggNog:ENOG410PFY9;~InterPro:IPR043502,IPR025687,IPR036397,IPR012337, IPR030559,IPR017964,IPR042087,IPR006133,IPR006172, IPR023211,IPR006134;~PFAM:PF14260,PF00136;~go_component: GO:0016035 - zeta DNA polymerase complex [Evidence IEA];~go_function: GO:0000166 - nucleotide binding [Evidence IEA];~go_function: GO:0003676 - nucleic acid binding [Evidence IEA];~go_function: GO:0003677 - DNA binding [Evidence IEA];~go_function: GO:0003887 - DNA-directed DNA polymerase activity [Evidence IEA];~go_process: GO:0006281 - DNA repair [Evidence IEA];~go_process: GO:0019985 - translesion synthesis [Evidence IEA]), with translation MEPFQVRLNCVDHYQATPSELDPPLPYRDGAAGKNDRSKVPVIRIFGATETGQKVCVHVHGAFPYLYVEYDGDLETEKVSSAIRSLRLSIDHALAVSYNRNENAKKIAFVAHITLVKGVPFYGYHVGYKFYFKIYLMNPIYMTRLADLLLQGAVLKRPLQPYESHLQFVPQWMCDYSLYGCAYLKCSKVKFRSPVPEYFELTDLSHRWHDRSVQPDDLLDDSLFPKQSHCPLEVDICVQDILNRSEISERPIHQDFTELFKQMTSDERLVPSMAGLWQDETRRRKKRLGLEPGSSPFDPNELVSLSVNPRDTFRGGWIHEEEYREMAAQTVNEEKQQNGGGDVTFDDLLSQKPFAQDVKTAMQSVEDFYPDKNNFDKYQQQPVEPDTAANAEVNVDESAAWPVVSDDDLYLSDDDIFDVLPGEDNDREAASALDENQAGDILDLTQDEPEYSVDDLNAYEMSATRKAGSDEMVGRTESREPSHNNMRKRKRFFDDTPSQMLDRPRKSRIAEVQVNSTTPKIEDTANTLDADAVVRGKSSQKKPSQSTVRSKRPEQSGRLNFPVVKDPNDPMTILRFSQDGAPSSKELRELEKDLASSGPEVISKDTRAENSSSQPQSSVTVTSPDAGIDPQIFEIASGFYAAFNVPMNARICFLRNFSPSTSEVASTPHSYDYPSVIYQKAHYSDESDVPDRARDYAGREFRLEGNGIHYLPDFDPSGRSMAMLGEYTPPRDKNEQEVVDQQLREFSTSRFWEFGPVPPSRSEVIEWFEKCQAEEKADAAQPQAPKQVQMKANVLSQIEGPTQKNGYGFKYSQKGRSTSVEHQTQYMSIMSLEVHVNTRGVLLPNPEEDEITCVFWCLQSEDEDLDANGTVPGVHVGMISQSEHDRPDTKASKALRIDWEHETSELDLINRVVDIVRWHDPDIITGYEVHNSSWGYLIERARKKYDFDICDELSRVKSQAHGRFGKDADRWGFNHTSSIRVTGRHMINIWRAMRGELNLLQYTQENVAFHLLHRRVPHYSFQDLTDWYRSGKPRNILKVVEYFVSRVQMDLEILESNELIPRTSEQARLLGIDFFSVFSRGSQFKVESLMFRIAKPENFILVSPSRKQVGQQNALECLPLVMEPQSDFYTSPLVVLDFQSLYPSIMIAYNYCYSTFLGRAHQWRGRNKMGFTDYKRQPRILELLQDKINIAPNGMIYAKPEVRKSLLARMLAEILETRVMVKNGMKLDKDDKALQRLLNNRQLALKLIANVTYGYTSASFSGRMPCSEIADSIVQSGRETLEKAIAFIHSVERWGAEVVYGDTDSLFVYLKGRTRDEAFTIGEEIAKAVTSINPHPVKLKFEKVYHPCVLLAKKRYVGFKYEHRDQKEPEFDAKGIETVRRDGTPAEQKIEEKALKLLFRTADLSQVKRYFQSQCTKIMQGRVSVQDFCFAREVRLGTYSDRGLPPPGALISTKKMIADPRSEPQYGERVPYVVVTGAPGARLIDRCVPPETLLHDPHLDLDADYYITKNLIPPLERIFNLVGANVRQWYDEMPKVQRVRRVEGAMIRGPGGGGGGGGGRRTLESYMRASTCIVCKTKLRDTDTPLCGNCSRQPHLAMFELVSRQRAAEKRVVDLQRICRSCMGVTFGDEVKCDSKDCPVFYSRTRDEANWRYTKAVLDPVVGLLRDRCEKELEW, from the exons ATGGAGCCCTTCCAAGTGCGCCTTAACTGCGTGGACCACTACCAGGCAACTCCGTCAGAACTCGACCCTCCTCTGCCTTACAGGGATGGTGCGGCTGGGAAAAATGATAGATCGAAAGTCCCCGTAATTAGGATCTTTGGGGCCACGGAGACTGGCCAGAAGGTGTGCGTCCATGTGCATGGCGCCTTTCCTTATTTGTATGTCGAGTATGATGGTGATCTGGAGACAGAGAAAG TGAGCTCCGCCATTAGGAGTCTCCGTCTCTCGATCGATCATGCTCTGGCAGTAAGCTACAATCGCAACGAAAATGCCAAGAAGATAGCCTTCGTCGCGCACATCACTCTGGTGAAGGGTGTTCCCTTCTATGGGTACCATGTGGGCTATAAGTTCTACTTCAAAATTTATCTCATGAACCCCATTTATATGACCAGGCTGGCGGACTTGCTACTTCAGGGCGCTGTCCTTAAGCGCCCTCTACAACCATACGAAAGTCATTTGCAGTTCGTTCCGCAGTGGATGTGTGACTACAGTTTGTACGGATGTGCCTATCTGAAGTGTAGCAAAGTCAAATTCCGCAGTCCCGTCCCAGAATACTTTGAACTTACTGATCTATCCCATCGCTGGCACGACCGATCCGTACAACCAGACGACCTGTTAGACGACTCTCTTTTTCCAAAGCAAAGCCATTGTCCCCTAGAGGTCGACATTTGCGTTCAGGACATTTTAAACCGCTCAGAAATCAGCGAAAGACCCATCCATCAGGATTTTACTGAACTCTTCAAGCAAATGACTTCTGATGAACGACTTGTCCCGAGTATGGCAGGTTTGTGGCAGGATGAGACACGCAGGCGGAAGAAGCGTCTGGGGCTCGAACCAGGCAGTAGCCCATTCGATCCCAACGAATTAGTCTCTTTGTCCGTTAACCCAAGAGATACTTTTCGAGGTGGCTGGATCCACGAAGAAGAGTATCGTGAAATGGCTGCGCAGACCGTCAatgaggagaagcagcagaatggTGGCGGCGATGTAACATTCGATGATTTACTTTCGCAGAAGCCCTTCGCCCAGGATGTAAAGACTGCGATGCAGAGTGTCGAGGATTTCTATCCGGACAAGAACAATTTTGATAagtatcaacaacaacctgtCGAGCCTGATACGGCGGCGAACGCAGAAGTAAACGTTGATGAGAGCGCAGCTTGGCCTGTGGTCTCGGATGATGATTTATACCTTTCCGACGATGATATTTTCGACGTATTACCCGGAGAAGACAATGACCGGGAAGCTGCAAGTGCCTTGGATGAAAACCAGGCCGGAGATATCCTTGATTTAACACAAGACGAACCTGAGTACTCTGTTGATGATCTAAATGCCTACGAAATGAGTGCGACGCGAAAAGCAGGTTCGGATGAAATGGTCGGACGAACCGAAAGCCGAGAGCCCAGCCATAATAATATGCGCAAGCGGAAAAGATTCTTCGATGACACCCCATCGCAGATGTTAGATAGGCCGCGGAAGTCTCGGATAGCTGAAGTTCAAGTCAACAGTACAACCCCCAAAATCGAAGATACCGCCAACACGTtggatgcagatgcagttgTAAGGGGAAAATCCTCACAAAAAAAGCCATCTCAGTCAACTGTCCGCTCTAAGAGGCCTGAACAGAGTGGAAGGCTCAACTTTCCGGTTGTCAAAGACCCTAATGATCCTATGACAATTTTGCGCTTCAGCCAGGACGGTGCGCCTTCTTCCAAGGAACTTAGAGAACTAGAAAAAGATTTGGCCAGTTCTGGGCCAGAAGTTATTTCGAAAGACACCAGAGCGGAGAACAGCTCATCACAACCGCAGTCATCAGTCACTGTAACAAGTCCTGATGCTGGCATAGATCCGCAGATTTTTGAAATAGCGTCAGGATTTTATGCTGCCTTTAATGTGCCTATGAATGCTCGCATTTGTTTCTTGCGAAATTTCTCTCCCAGTACTAGTGAGGTCGCTTCGACACCTCATTCCTATGATTATCCGTCCGTTATTTATCAGAAAGCGCACTACAGCGATGAAAGTGATGTGCCTGACCGTGCGAGGGACTACGCAGGTAGGGAATTCCGCTTAGAAGGTAATGGTATACACTACCTTCCCGACTTCGATCCGTCAGGGCGGTCTATGGCTATGCTAGGGGAATATACTCCACCGAGAGACAAGAATGAACAAGAGGTGGTTGACCAGCAGCTGCGGGAGTTCTCTACCTCTAGGTTTTGGGAGTTTGGCCCTGTTCCTCCAAGCCGCTCAGAAGTTATCGAATGGTTCGAAAAGTGTCAAGCTGAGGAGAAGGCAGATGCCGCTCAACCCCAAGCACCCAAGCAGGTGCAAATGAAGGCGAATGTCTTGTCACAGATCGAGGGCCCTACCCAGAAGAATGGCTATGGCTTCAAATATTCACAAAAAGGAAGATCCACCAGTGTCGAGCACCAGACACAGTATATGAGCATAATGAGCCTGGAGGTGCATGTGAACACCCGAGGTGTGCTGTTGCCGAAcccagaagaggatgagaTCACATGTGTGTTCTGGTGCCTGCAgtcggaagatgaggacCTTGATGCCAACGGTACGGTGCCAGGGGTTCATGTTGGCATGATATCTCAATCGGAACACGACAGGCCAGATACTAAGGCATCCAAAGCCTTGAGAATCGACTGGGAACATGAAACCAGCGAACTAGACTTGATCAATCGTGTGGTAGACATTGTTCGCTGGCATGACCCCGATATCATCACTGGCTACGAGGTACACAACAGCTCTTGGGGCTATTTGATCGAGCGAGCAAGGAAGAAATATGACTTTGACATCTGCGATGAGCTGTCCAGAGTGAAGTCGCAAGCCCATGGGAGATTTGGCAAGGATGCTGACCGATGGGGCTTCAACCACACCTCTTCTATTCGAGTCACTGGACGGCACATGATCAACATCTGGCGAGCCATGAGAGGCGAGCTGAACCTGCTGCAGTATACACAGGAAAATGTTGCCTTTCACCTGCTGCACCGCCGTGTCCCGCACTACTCGTTCCAGGACCTCACGGACTGGTATCGCAGTGGGAAGCCTCGCAACATACTGAAAGTAGTCGAATACTTCGTCTCTCGCGTGCAAATGGATCTCGAGATCCTAGAGTCAAACGAACTGATCCCCAGAACTAGCGAGCAAGCCAGGCTACTTGGAATCGACTTCTTCTCAGTATTCTCTCGTGGCTCTCAATTCAAGGTTGAATCTCTCATGTTTCGCATTGCGAAACCGGAGAACTTCATACTCGTCTCGCCGAGCAGGAAACAAGTCGGTCAACAAAATGCTCTTGAATGTCTCCCACTGGTGATGGAACCCCAAAGCGACTTCTACACCAGCCCTCTTGTGGTACTAGACTTCCAGTCCCTATACCCCAGCATCATGATCGCCTACAACTACTGCTACTCGACATTCCTGGGGCGAGCACACCAATGGCGGGGTCGAAACAAGATGGGATTCACGGACTACAAGCGCCAGCCCCGAATACTAGAGCTACTACAAGACAAGATCAACATTGCCCCCAACGGCATGATCTACGCAAAACCGGAAGTGCGCAAATCCCTTCTCGCACGCATGCTCGCCGAGATCCTCGAAACACGAGTGATGGTCAAAAACGGCATGAAACTCGACAAAGACGACAAAGCgctccagcgcctcctcaacaaccgaCAACTAGCCCTGAAATTAATTGCCAACGTCACCTACGGCTACACATCCGCCTCATTCTCGGGCCGCATGCCCTGCTCCGAAATCGCCGACAGCATCGTGCAATCCGGCCGCGAAACCCTCGAAAAAGCCATCGCCTTCATCCACTCGGTCGAACGCTGGGGCGCCGAAGTCGTCTACGGCGACACCGACAGTCTCTTCGTCTACCTCAAAGGCCGAACCCGCGACGAAGCCTTCACCATCGGCGAAGAAATCGCCAAAGCCGTCACATCCATAAACCCCCACCCCGTGAAACTCAAATTCGAAAAGGTCTACCACCCATGCGTCCTCCTCGCCAAAAAACGCTACGTCGGCTTCAAATACGAACACCGGGATCAAAAAGAACCCGAATTCGACGCCAAGGGCATCGAAACCGTCCGCCGGGACGGCACACCCGCCGAACAAAAAATCGAAGAAAAAGCCCTGAAACTCCTCTTCCGCACCGCCGACCTCTCCCAAGTCAAACGCTACTTCCAATCCCAATGCACTAAGATCATGCAAGGTCGCGTCTCCGTCCAGGACTTCTGCTTCGCAAGAGAAGTCCGTCTAGGCACCTACAGCGACAGAGgcctcccaccaccaggcGCCCTAATCAGCACAAAGAAAATGATCGCCGACCCGCGCTCCGAACCCCAATACGGCGAACGCGTCCCCTACGTCGTCGTCACTGGCGCCCCCGGCGCAAGGCTCATCGACCGCTGCGTCCCGCCCGAAACCCTCCTGCATGATCCCCACCTCGACCTAGACGCAGACTACTACATCACCAAGAACCTCATCCCACCCCTCGAGAGGATCTTCAACCTCGTCGGCGCGAACGTCCGCCAATGGTACGACGAGATGCCGAAAGTGCAGCGCGTGCGGCGCGTCGAGGGAGCAATGATTCGTGGtcctggtggtggtggtggtggtggtggtggacggaGAACCCTCGAGTCGTATATGAGAGCGTCGACGTGCATTGTATGTAAGACTAAGCTGCGGGATACTGATACCCCGCTCTGCGGGAACTGTTCAAGACAGCCGCATCTTGCGATGTTTGAGCTTGTCTCGAGACAGagggcggcggagaagagggttGTGGATTTGCAACGCATTTGTAGGTCTTGTATGGGTGTGACGTTTGGGGATGAGGTCAAGTGTGATAGTAAGGATTGTCCGGTTTTCTATTCCAGGACGAGGGATGAGGCGAATTGGAGGTATACCAAGGCGGTGCTGGATCCGGTggtggggttgttgagggataGGTGTGAGAAGGAGTTGGAGTGGTAG
- the slu7 gene encoding mRNA splicing protein SLU7 (BUSCO:EOG09262NNS;~COG:A;~EggNog:ENOG410PI74;~InterPro:IPR021715,IPR039974;~PFAM:PF11708;~go_function: GO:0000386 - second spliceosomal transesterification activity [Evidence IEA];~go_function: GO:0030628 - pre-mRNA 3'-splice site binding [Evidence IEA];~go_process: GO:0000398 - mRNA splicing, via spliceosome [Evidence IEA]) yields MSKKPADVASKERNEYIPSFISKKPFYIDDDSQANDYLEHQRLQKSTADQSKWYDRGKRAGPAATKYRKGACENCGAMTHKTKECLSRPRKHGAKWTGKDIQADEVIQDVNMGWDAKRDRWNGYDPSEYRQVVEEYEELEKLKRVTKQDGENQGKDGEADDDEDAPQEEARYAEESDMGRQQSTATRNLRIREDTAKYLLNLDLDSAKYDPKTRRMVDMGAQDDQAAALVAEENFVRASGDAAEFEKAQRYAWESQERGAQKVHLQANPTAGEVMRKKEEAESVAKREAQRKALLDKYGGQEHLDPTPLRDTMVVENERFVEYDETGAIKGAPKKAAKSKYAEDIFTNNHTCVWGSWWHNFEWGYACCFSTVKNSYCTGEDGKRAFQEADQLLMLSENGADGDEPSAEHEDNDAHEAVDDAQPSEQQETSNSNTKKRTLMEVQSGITEEEIESYKRSRLAADDPMAAFIGKDDLV; encoded by the coding sequence ATGTCTAAAAAACCCGCCGATGTGGCGTCGAAAGAGCGCAACGAGTACATTCCGTCTTTCATTTCGAAAAAGCCGTTCTATATCGACGACGACTCTCAAGCGAATGACTACCTAGAGCATCAACGTCTGCAAAAGTCGACAGCGGACCAGTCAAAATGGTACGATCGTGGCAAGCGTGCTGGTCCCGCGGCCACCAAGTACCGGAAAGGCGCCTGTGAGAACTGCGGCGCCATGACCCACAAGACGAAAGAGTGTTTGAGTCGCCCTCGAAAGCATGGTGCCAAATGGACCGGTAAAGATATTCAGGCGGATGAAGTCATACAAGACGTCAACATGGGGTGGGATGCGAAGAGAGATCGGTGGAACGGCTACGATCCGAGCGAATATCGACAAGTGGTGGAGGAGTACGAGGAACTTGAAAAATTGAAACGAGTCACAAAACAGGATGGCGAAAATCAAGGCAAGGATGGCGAggccgatgacgatgaagatgcgcCTCAGGAGGAAGCCCGCTACGCTGAGGAGTCCGACATGGGAAGACAACAGAGCACCGCCACTCGCAACCTCCGTATCCGAGAAGACACGGCAAAGTATCTGCTGAACCTGGACCTTGATTCGGCTAAGTACGACCCGAAGACACGACGGATGGTTGATATGGGCGCTCAGGATGATCAGGCAGCAGCACTTGTTGCCGAAGAGAACTTTGTCCGCGCTTCAggtgatgctgctgaatTTGAGAAGGCGCAAAGATATGCCTGGGAATCACAAGAACGTGGTGCGCAGAAGGTCCACTTGCAGGCGAACCCGACAGCTGGAGAGGTCAtgcggaagaaggaggaggcagaGTCCGTGGCGAAACGTGAAGCTCAACGGAAGGCTCTTCTGGATAAGTATGGTGGTCAAGAGCACCTCGACCCCACACCGTTGCGGGATACAATGGTTGTTGAGAACGAGAGGTTCGTCGAATATGACGAGACGGGTGCGATCAAGGGAGCACCAAAGAAGGCGGCCAAATCGAAGTATGCTGaagacatcttcaccaacaacCATACATGCGTCTGGGGAAGTTGGTGGCACAACTTTGAGTGGGGATATGCCTGTTGCTTTTCCACCGTCAAAAACAGTTATTGTActggtgaggatgggaagcGCGCATTCCAGGAAGCAGACcagctgctgatgctgtctGAGAACGGGGCCGATGGTGACGAGCCATCCGCTGAGCATGAAGATAACGACGCGCATGAAGCTGTTGATGACGCTCAACCCtcggagcagcaggagaCATCCAACTCTAatacgaagaagagaacgcTCATGGAGGTGCAGTCTGGAATCACCGAGGAAGAAATTGAATCATACAAGCGAAGCCGACTTGCGGCCGACGATCCTATGGCCGCATTCATCGGCAAAGACGACCTTGTATAG
- a CDS encoding RNA dependent RNA polymerase (COG:A;~EggNog:ENOG410PFI8;~InterPro:IPR007855;~PFAM:PF05183;~go_function: GO:0003968 - RNA-directed 5'-3' RNA polymerase activity [Evidence IEA]) codes for MVHTASSFQADKKYAFVLLSKSPGLQSLRFQAQCVPMSAIRLSSKSTSTSSPDTWYTYRLRIPLRQLGKIFQSRNITTGVVSHLTVLESPPMYHRRISDISATFHEPGSWRDSDCWYRQTHIVHNPLNLSTLPVSLPRQKPIIDIGRWNAFRISYPLDCQKELFTQLCAIFQDYNVSIEETDRFIPWDDKQERMPPVWKWIDLSDASSLSTSSLNDLIDSSYVPLPFAVRYQLEVCISNGYLSEFTMTHEFAAKLAELGEAKARKLLENVASQKQQYLDPMKIFDLPFIRGVRATKVKIPPYCCHMRSATITPSTVYYNLPSVDISNRIIRRYMEHADRFLRVRFTDEKLYGRIHARSDNSNDEIFTRIKRALANGIIIGDRRYEFLAFGNSQFREHGAYFFAPLPDLTAANIRAWMGHFSDIRNVAKYAARLGQCFSTTRAVAGCPVQIRNIPDVERNGYTFSDGVGKISRFLAQMAMTELKIKTPTGEPPSAFQFRLGGCKGMLAVSSDAQPQEIHIRESQNKFPTVHNGLEIIRWSQYSMATLNRQLILVMSTLGIPDEVFHAKLKSMLRALDEAMESDSRAIEVLKKYVDPNQTTLTVSQMVSDGFRRSKEPFFTSILALWRTWHIKYLKEKAKIVIDNGTNLLGVMDETGILKGYFYDKIPKEDASLEQKLAALPEIFLQVPRTSGSEGGAQYEVIEGLCILARNPSLHPGDIRVVRAVNVPELHSLRDVVVLPQTGDRDIASMCSGGDLDGDDYLVIWDQDLIHKDWFLDPMRYTSNKAQDLDHDVTVDEVTSFFVMYMKNDSLPTIAHAHVAWADQLEDGVNEEKCIRLAQLHSDAVDYNKTGRPAIMTRNLQPRRWPHFMEKPKPKDQIYCSRKILGQLYDAVERVDFVPSLEMPFDERILNCSIEVSEDLYTFAKNLKNEFDTAMRRIMAQHEIKTEFEVWSTFILNHSHMSKDYKFHEEIGAISAAHRETFRKQCYNKVDGRTFELLAPLAVAMYRVTHEEMTQALKKHRENSPPHETPKINQLPLISFPWILPHILGRVARGLYDVYQPPALQSDPVELGPTKVPSTAAKPDTLYDDPFGLFTDEERAANSSHTQLTPTAGPSTSHAGAKSSENIIDQLLDFGISDVPTLSPSLPSASSSTRSREQISLLDIDDNVAIPEMPEMPRPVIASPSATPLVEELIEGDDECEEIIEEEDDVEPTALDKLNELLGL; via the exons ATGGTTCATACAGCATCAAGCTTTCAAGCGGACAAGAAGTACGCATTTGTGTTGCTCTCGAAGAGCCCAGGCCTTCAGAGCTTGAGATTCCAAGCCCAGTGCGTCCCAATGTCCGCTATCCGGCTGAGCTC TaaatcaacctcaacctcttcTCCCGATACCTGGTACACATATCGCCTTAGGATCCCCCTAAGGCAGCTGGGCAAGATCTTTCAGTCACGCAATATTACAACTGGGGTGGTATCGCACTTGACCGTGCTCGAATCCCCTCCCATGTATCACCGCCGAATCAGCGATATAAGTGCTACATTCCATGAACCGGGAAGCTGGAGGGACTCAGACTGCTGGTACCGCCAGACACATATTGTCCACAACCCTCTCAACTTGTCTACGCTCCCAGTCAGCCTACCAAGGCAAAAGCCTATCATAGACATTG GTCGATGGAATGCCTTCAGAATCAGTTATCCTCTAGATTGCCAGAAGGAACTCTTCACTCAGCTTTGTGCAATTTTCCAGGATTATAATGTTTCTATTGAGGAGACTGACCGCTTTATTCCATGGGATGATAAACAAGAGAGGATGCCGCCAGTGTGGAAGTGGATCGATCTGTCCGATGCCTCCAGTTTGTCAACGTCGTCATTGAATGACCTGATTGACTCTAGTTATGTCCCTCTGCCCTTCGCAGTTCGGTATCAGCTGGAAGTTTGCATTTCCAATGGCTACCTTTCAGAATTTACCATGACGCATGAGTTCGCCGCCAAACTAGCTGAGCTCGGGGAAGCAAAGGCAAGAAAGCTTCTGGAGAATGTAGCGAGCCAAAAACAGCAGTATTTAGACCCGATGAAGATATTTGATCTTCCATTTATTAGAGGGGTCAGAGCCACTAAGGTGAAGATACCTCCTTACTGTTGTCATATGCGATCCGCTACAATCACACCCAGCACTGTATACTACAATCTACCGTCAGTGGACATCTCGAACAGGATTATTAGACGCTACATGGAACATGCAGATCGCTTTCTCCGAGTTCGATTTACGGATGAGAAGCTTTATGGTCGCATTCATGCTAGAAGCGATAATTCTAATGATGAGATATTCACCCGCATCAAGCGAGCACTGGCAAATGGCATTATCATTGGAGACCGACGTTACGAATTCCTTGCTTTTGGGAACTCCCAGTTTCGTGAGCATGGAGCCTACTTCTTCGCCCCATTGCCTGACCTTACAGCAGCCAATATCCGTGCTTGGATGGGTCATTTTAGCGATATCCGAAATGTGGCCAAGTACGCAGCACGACTAGGCCAATGTTTCTCAACAACTCGAGCAGTAGCTGGTTGCCCGGTACAGATACGCAATATTCCTGATGTGGAAAGAAATGGCTACACTTTCTCTGATGGAGTCGGAAAGATCTCGAGGTTTCTTGCACAAATGGCAATGACTGAGCTCAAGATAAAGACGCCAACGGGCGAGCCTCCATCAGCTTTTCAGTTCCGTCTTGGGGGCTGCAAGGGTATGCTTGCTGTTTCTTCCGATGCCCAGCCTCAAGAAATTCATATTCGAGAGAGCCAGAATAAATTTCCGACCGTTCACAACGGCTTGGAGATCATCCGATGGTCTCAGTACTCAATGGCTACACTGAACCGCCAGCTGATACTTGTCATGTCCACCCTCGGGATTCCTGACGAGGTATTTCACGCTAAACTCAAGTCCATGCTGCGTGCTCTTGATGAGGCCATGGAAAGTGACTCCCGAGCAATCGAGGTACTCAAGAAGTATGTTGATCCGAATCAGACGACTCTTACCGTCAGTCAAATGGTATCTGATGGTTTCCGGCGATCTAAGGAGCCATTCTTCACATCTATCCTGGCCCTTTGGCGGACCTGGCATATCAAGTacctgaaggagaaggcgaaAATTGTCATTGACAATGGCACGAATTTACTAGGCGTCATGGATGAGACGGGGATCCTTAAGGGCTACTTTTATGATAAAATACCAAAGGAGGACGCTTCTCTCGAGCAAAAGCTAGCAGCATTGCCAGAGATCTTTCTTCAGGTCCCTCGTACAAGTGGCTCTGAGGGAGGTGCACAATACGAAGTCATCGAAGGGCTCTGTATACTGGCACGCAatccctctcttcatccaggTGACATTCGTGTGGTCCGGGCAGTCAACGTGCCTGAGCTGCACAGCCTCCGTGATGTGGTCGTCTTACCGCAAACCGGCGATCGGGACATCGCCAGCATGTGTTCCGGTGGAGAccttgatggtgatgactaCCTGGTTATTTGGGATCAAGACTTGATTCACAAGGACTGGTTTTTAGACCCAATGCGCTACACAAGCAACAAGGCACAGGATCTAGACCACGATGTCACAGTCGATGAAGTTACCTCGTTCTTTGTCATGTACATGAAAAATGACAGTCTTCCAACGATCGCTCACGCCCACGTTGCCTGGGCAGATCAGCTTGAGGATGGTGTTAACGAAGAAAAGTGTATCCGACTTGCTCAGCTCCATTCCGATGCCGTGGACTACAACAAAACAGGAAGACCGGCTATCATGACCCGCAACCTTCAGCCACGAAGGTGGCCTCATTTCATGGAAAAGCCTAAGCCTAAAGATCAAATCTATTGCTCCAGGAAGATTCTCGGTCAGCTCTATGACGCTGTGGAGAGGGTGGACTTCGTGCCAAGCTTGGAGATGCCTTTTGACGAGCGAATCCTGAACTGTTCAATCGAAGTCAGCGAAGACCTCTATACATTCGCTAAGAATCTCAAGAATGAATTCGACACAGCCATGCGGCGAATCATGGCACAGCACGAGATCAAGACCGAGTTCGAAGTTTGGTCAACTTTTATTCTTAATCATTCACACATGAGCAAGGACTACAAATTCCACGAAGAAATTGGTGCAATATCAGCCGCTCACCGCGAAACCTTCAGAAAGCAATGCTACAACAAGGTGGACGGTAGAACATTTGAGCTACTAGCACCACTAGCAGTCGCTATGTACCGTGTCACGCATGAAGAAATGACCCAAGCGCTCAAGAAACATCGCGAAAACTCTCCACCGCATGAAACCCCCAAGATAAATCAACTACCTCTGATCAGCTTCCCCTGGATTCTTCCCCATATACTGGGTAGAGTTGCCCGTGGTCTTTACGATGTCTATCAGCCTCCAGCACTCCAATCCGATCCCGTGGAACTTGGCCCGACCAAAGTCCCGTCGACTGCAGCTAAACCTGATACCCTGTACGACGACCCGTTCGGTCTATTCACAGACGAAGAACGCGCAGCCAACTCATCACACACTCAGTTAACCCCAACTGCGGGCCCTTCCACTAGCCACGCAGGCGCGAAGAGCAGCGAGAACATCATCGATCAACTGCTTGATTTCGGCATTTCGGACGTACCCACTTTATCGCCTTCTCTACCATCCGCATCTTCAAGCACTCGCAGTAGGGAACAGATCTCCTTGTTGGACATCGATGACAACGTAGCAATTCCTGAGATGCCCGAAATGCCCAGACCGGTCATTGCAAGCCCTTCAGCAACACCACTCGTGGAGGAACTCATTGAGGGAGATGACGAATGCGAGGAGAtcatcgaggaggaagacgatgttGAGCCTACTGCTCTTGATAAACTCAATGAGCTGCTTGGGCTTTGA